The following are encoded in a window of Castanea sativa cultivar Marrone di Chiusa Pesio chromosome 9, ASM4071231v1 genomic DNA:
- the LOC142610712 gene encoding thaumatin-like protein 1 produces the protein MMKTLALYGLTLAFFFLSGAHSARITFTNNCPYTVWPGTLTSDQKPQLSTTGFELASTASSAIDVQAPWKGRFWARTLCSTDSSGRFSCATAECSSGQVSCNGNGAVPPASLVEINIAADGGMDFYDVSLVDGFNLPVSVATQGGTGECKASSCPANVNAACPAELQVKGSDGSVIACKSACTAFNEPQYCCTGAYGTPETCPPTNYSQIFEQQCPQAYSYAYDDQNSTFTCSGAPNYVITFCP, from the exons ATGATGAAAACTCTGGCACTCTACGGCCTCACCTTGGCCTTCTTTTTCCTATCTG GTGCTCACTCTGCTAGAATAACTTTCACAAACAACTGTCCATATACCGTTTGGCCAGGAACCTTAACTTCAGACCAAAAACCTCAATTATCAACTACCGGGTTTGAGTTAGCATCTACGGCATCCTCAGCAATAGATGTCCAAGCTCCATGGAAAGGCCGATTCTGGGCCCGTACCCTATGCTCCACAGATAGCTCCGGAAGGTTCAGTTGCGCTACTGCAGAATGTAGCTCTGGTCAAGTTTCATGCAATGGTAACGGTGCAGTTCCGCCAGCTTCTTTGGTAGAAATCAACATAGCCGCCGATGGTGGAATGGACTTCTATGATGTTAGCCTTGTAGATGGATTCAACTTGCCTGTTTCAGTAGCCACACAAGGCGGAACTGGCGAATGCAAGGCCTCAAGCTGTCCAGCCAACGTGAACGCGGCTTGCCCAGCAGAGCTGCAAGTGAAAGGGTCTGATGGGAGCGTTATTGCTTGCAAGAGTGCATGTACCGCTTTCAATGAACCACAATATTGTTGCACTGGCGCATATGGCACGCCTGAAACATGTCCACCCACAAACTACTCTCAGATCTTTGAGCAGCAATGTCCTCAAGCTTATAGCTATGCTTATGATGATCAGAACAGCACATTTACTTGCTCTGGTGCACCTAACTACGTTATCACTTTCTGTCCATAG